The Desulfoscipio gibsoniae DSM 7213 genome contains a region encoding:
- the cooS gene encoding anaerobic carbon-monoxide dehydrogenase catalytic subunit, with protein sequence MPRYKDSNLTSRPSNKTPRVIDPKNAKRSVDPAALEMIDIAREKGVITAFDRVVAQQPQCQFGYKGICCRFCMMGPCRIKADEGPASRGICGANAWTIVARSVGLMILTGCASHAQHGNHIAHVLHMIAEGHAPDYSIKDPEKLIRICKKVDIETEGKDINTLAKELAEKALDDFKRLKGEGEATWTTKMLIDKRLENYRERNVMPHGLHATISDLVTQAHVGMDNDPVNIVFSAVRVGLADLAGKWIATDLSDIIFGTPQPVVSEANMGVLEPKKVNIILHGHNPLLSEMIVAAARELEDEAKAAGAEGIQLSGICCTGNEVLMRQGIPLVTSFSSQELAICTGAVDCMVVDVQCIMPGLNTVAQCFGTKLITTSDLVKNPGTMHIDYQEATAMENAKEVIRYGIEAFKERGNRPVHIPNIKNKVVAGWSIEALLELFSKVNPENPIRVLNEAILNGELKGVAFMVGCSNLKTFQDQAHIEIAKGMLKNDVFVISTGCHAQACAKVGMMDPDKVDEYCGEGLKSFLKRLNEKSGLKVGLPPVFHIGSCVDNSRGAELLMLMAEDLGVDTPKVPFVASAPEAMSGKATSIGTWCLDIGMPTHVGTMPPVEGCDLIYSILTQIAGDVFGGYFILEPDIEVSIQKLLNALEYRTWKLGVHRRVAEDLETSLCQNW encoded by the coding sequence ATGCCAAGGTACAAAGACTCCAACCTGACCAGTCGACCGTCCAATAAAACACCGCGGGTAATCGATCCCAAAAACGCCAAACGATCGGTTGATCCTGCGGCTCTGGAAATGATCGACATAGCCAGAGAAAAAGGAGTAATTACCGCTTTTGACCGGGTAGTGGCCCAGCAGCCGCAATGTCAATTTGGTTATAAAGGTATTTGCTGCCGTTTCTGCATGATGGGTCCCTGCCGTATTAAAGCCGATGAAGGCCCTGCCAGCAGAGGTATCTGTGGTGCTAATGCCTGGACCATTGTGGCCCGCAGCGTCGGCCTGATGATTCTTACCGGTTGTGCGTCCCACGCCCAGCACGGCAACCACATTGCCCACGTACTGCACATGATTGCTGAGGGCCATGCACCGGATTATTCCATTAAAGATCCGGAAAAGCTGATTAGAATATGTAAAAAAGTCGATATTGAAACCGAAGGCAAAGACATTAACACCCTGGCCAAAGAACTGGCTGAAAAAGCACTGGATGACTTCAAACGCCTTAAAGGTGAAGGCGAAGCCACCTGGACTACCAAGATGCTTATTGATAAAAGACTTGAAAATTACCGTGAGCGCAATGTAATGCCACATGGTTTGCATGCAACAATTTCCGATCTGGTTACCCAGGCTCACGTTGGTATGGACAATGACCCGGTCAACATAGTATTCAGTGCAGTGCGCGTTGGTCTGGCCGACCTGGCCGGCAAATGGATTGCCACCGATCTTTCCGATATTATCTTCGGCACACCTCAACCCGTTGTCAGCGAGGCTAACATGGGCGTGCTTGAACCCAAGAAGGTCAATATCATACTGCACGGCCACAACCCGCTGCTCAGCGAAATGATCGTCGCCGCAGCCCGCGAGTTGGAAGACGAAGCTAAAGCAGCCGGAGCCGAAGGTATCCAGCTCTCTGGTATCTGCTGTACTGGTAACGAAGTGCTTATGCGCCAAGGGATACCCCTGGTTACCTCTTTCTCCTCCCAGGAACTGGCCATTTGTACCGGCGCCGTAGACTGCATGGTAGTTGACGTACAGTGCATTATGCCGGGCTTGAACACCGTAGCCCAATGCTTCGGCACTAAACTGATAACAACTTCAGATCTTGTCAAAAACCCCGGTACCATGCACATCGACTATCAGGAAGCTACGGCCATGGAAAATGCCAAGGAAGTAATTCGTTACGGCATTGAAGCCTTCAAAGAGCGCGGCAACCGACCGGTACACATCCCCAATATTAAGAACAAGGTGGTAGCCGGCTGGAGCATTGAAGCACTCTTAGAACTGTTCAGCAAAGTTAATCCTGAAAATCCCATCCGGGTACTTAACGAAGCCATTCTTAACGGAGAACTAAAAGGTGTAGCCTTTATGGTAGGCTGCTCCAACCTGAAAACCTTCCAGGATCAGGCCCACATTGAAATAGCCAAAGGCATGTTGAAAAACGACGTTTTTGTTATTTCAACCGGTTGCCATGCCCAGGCCTGCGCCAAGGTCGGCATGATGGATCCGGACAAGGTAGATGAATATTGCGGCGAAGGACTGAAGAGTTTCCTCAAGCGCCTCAATGAAAAGTCGGGCCTCAAGGTAGGTCTGCCTCCGGTATTCCACATTGGCTCTTGCGTGGACAACTCCCGTGGTGCCGAGCTTTTAATGCTGATGGCAGAAGATCTTGGTGTAGATACCCCGAAAGTTCCGTTTGTAGCTTCTGCTCCTGAAGCCATGAGTGGTAAAGCTACCAGTATTGGCACCTGGTGCTTGGATATCGGTATGCCTACTCATGTAGGTACCATGCCGCCGGTGGAAGGCTGCGACCTTATTTACAGCATCCTTACCCAGATAGCCGGCGACGTATTTGGCGGTTATTTTATTCTCGAGCCCGATATCGAAGTATCTATTCAAAAACTGCTTAATGCTCTGGAATACAGAACCTGGAAACTGGGCGTACACCGCCGGGTAGCCGAGGATCTGGAAACCAGCCTGTGCCAAAACTGGTAA
- a CDS encoding carboxymuconolactone decarboxylase family protein: MFLHLKEIRDNYLKYFDLEPVLGDKFIDHYNNINQDGVFDAKTKRLIALCGSIIAGCKGCILGQVDHSINHGATAREILEVCSISMSLGGTLPLNELP, encoded by the coding sequence ATGTTCCTGCACTTAAAAGAAATAAGAGATAATTATTTAAAATATTTTGATCTCGAACCGGTACTAGGAGACAAATTTATAGATCACTACAATAACATCAATCAAGATGGTGTGTTTGATGCAAAAACAAAGCGTTTAATAGCTCTTTGCGGAAGTATAATTGCTGGATGCAAGGGGTGTATTTTGGGCCAAGTTGATCATAGCATTAACCATGGCGCGACAGCAAGAGAAATACTTGAGGTTTGCTCAATATCAATGTCGTTGGGTGGAACATTGCCGTTAAATGAATTGCCATAA